From the genome of Phycicoccus duodecadis:
GACGACCATCACGACACCCGAGGTACCGGACGCCACCGCGGGCGCGAAGGTCGCGAACTTGGCGGTGAAGCCCGAGGTCAGCGGGATGCCCGCGAAGGCCAGCAGCAGGAAGGCGAACGAGCCCGCGACCACCGGGTGGCGCCGGCCGAGGCCCGCCCACTGCGACAGGTGCGAGGCCTCGGAGCCGTCCTGGCGCACCATCGCGACGATGGCGAAGGCGGCGATCGTGGTGGCGCCGTAGGCCACGAGGTAGAACATGACCCCACCGACGGCGGCCTTCGAGAACGCCAGCACCCCGACCAGGATGAAGCCGGCGTGCGCGACCGACGAGTAGGCCAGCAGGCGCTTGACGTCGGTCTGGGTGACCGAGAGCACCGCGCCCACGACCATGGTCAGGATGGCGATGACGACGACACCGATCTGCCAGTCCCACCGGTCGCCGCCGACGCCCACGTAGGCCAAGCGCAGGATGGCGCCGAAGGCCGCGAGCTTGGTGCAGGCCGCCATGAAGCCGGTGACGGGGGTGGGCGCGCCCTGGTAGGCGTCCGGGGTCCACGAGTGGAACGGCACGGCGCCGACCTTGAAGAGCAGGCCGATGAGCGTCAGCACGACGCCGGGGAGCAGCAGCCCCTCGAGACCACCCGGAGTGCTGCTGATCGCCTGGGCGATGACCTTGAGGTCGGAGGAGCCGGCGAAGCCGTACAGCAGCGCGGAGCCGAACAGGAAGAAGGCACTGGAGAAGGCCCCCAGGAGGAAGTACTTCAGCGCCGCCTCCTGCGACAGCAACCGGCGGCGGCGCGACAGCCCGGTCATCACGTACAGCGGGAGCGAGAGGACCTCGAGCCCGACGAACATCGTGATGAGGTCGTTGGCGGAGACGAAGATCATCATCCCGAAGACCGCGAACAGGGTCAGCGGGAAGACCTCGGAGGTCGCGTACCCGGCGCGGGTGGCGGCGTCCTCCTGGCCCGAGCCCGGGGTCGACGCACCCATCGGGGTGAAGGCGTCGGAGCCGACCCCGCCGAAGCGCTCGGCCATGACCAGCACGCTGAGCACCGAGAGCGCCAGGAGCGTCCCCTGGAGGAAGAGCGCGACGCCGTCGAGCGACAGCGAGCCGCCGAAGGTGACGGCCAGGTGGCCGCGGCTCCAGACGGCGAGGACGACCAGCGCCGCGACCAGGACGACGAGGGTGAGCACGACCTGGATGCCGTGCCGACGGCCGCGGGGCGCGAAGGCCTCGACGAGCACCCCGACGAGCGCACCCGCGACGACGATCAGCATCGGCGCGACCGCGACGTAGTCGACGGTCACGGCCTGGAAGGCGGCGGGCATCACTTCGAGCTCCCGGGGGCGGCGGAGGTGGGGGCCGGGTCCGTGACGCCGACGATCTGCATCGTCCTGTCCACGGCCGGGTTGACGAGGTCGAGCACGGGCTTGGGATAGAAGCCGAGCAGGACGAACGAGGCGATGATCGGGGCCACGACCCACTTCTCACGCCGGTTCAGGTCACGCGGGTGCCCGCCCTCGGCGAACGCGGGCTTGGGGCCGGTCATCACGCGCTGGTACATCAGCAGGATGTACAACGCGGCCAGGACGATGCCCAGGGCGGCGATGACGGCCGCGACCTTGTAGCGCATGAAGGTGCCCTGGAGGACCAGGAACTCCGACACGAACGACGACAGGCCGGGCAGCGCGAGCGAGGACAGCCCCGCGACCAGGAAGGTGCCGGCGAGCACCGGGGTGACCCGTTGCCAGCCGCCGTAGTCGGGGATGCGCTTGCTGCCGTGGCGGGTGACGAGGAACCCGGCGATGAGGAAGAGCCCGGCCGTCGAGAACCCGTGGTTGACCATGTACAGCGTGGAGCCGGCGCCCCCGACGCTGGTCATCGCGAAGATGCCCAGGACGATGAAGCCGAAGTGGCTGATCGAGGTGAACGCGATGAGGCGCATCATGTCGGTCTGCCCGATGGCCAGCAGCGCCCCGTAGACCACCGAGATCACGGCGAGCGTGAGCACGACCGGGGTGGCCCACGTCGAGGCCTCCGGGAAGAGCTGGAGGCAGAAGCGGATCATCCCGTAGGTGCCGACCTTGTCGAGCACGCCGACCAGCAGCACGGCCGTGGCCGGGCGGGCCTCGGTGGCGGCGTCCGGCAGCCAGGTGTGCACCGGCCACATCGGGGCCTTGACGGCGAAGGCGATGAAGAACCCGACGAACATCCAGCGCAGCGCGGCCGGGGAGCCGTCGACGTTGCCGATCAGCTTCTCGACCAGGAAGCCGTCGGGGCCGCCCGGGCCCGCGACGTAGACCGCGATGACCGACACGAGCATGACCAGGCCGCCGGCCAGCGAGAACAGCAGGAACTTGACGGCGGCGTACTGCCGCCGCGGCCCGCCGTAGAGCCCGATGAGGAAGTACACCGGGATGAGCATGGCCTCGAAGAAGACGTAGAACAGGAAGACGTCGGTGGCCGCGAAGACGCCGACCATGAAGGCCTCGAGCACCAGCATCAGCGCGAAGTAGCGCTGGGTGCGGCCGGTGTCGACCTCGTCGACGTCGTTCCAGGCCGCCAGCAGGCAGACCGGGGTGAGGATGACGGCCATCACGATGAGCGCCAGCGCGATGCCGTCGACCCCGAGGGCGTAGGACACGCCGAACTGCGGGATCCACGCGTGGGTCTCGGTGAGCTGGAACATCGCGCCGGAGCCGCTGTCGAAGGCCACCCACGCGGCGATGCCGAGCGCGAGGGTGACGAGCGAGACCCCGAGCGCGACCTGACGGGCGTGGCGCGCGGCGCCCGAGGGCAGCGCGGCCACGACGACCGCGCCGACGAGCGGCACGACCATCATCAGCGTGAGCAGAGGCAGGGAGGTCACTGGATCACCCACAGAGCACCGAGGACGGCGACGACGCCGGTGAGCATCGTCAGGGCATAGGACCGGGCGTAGCCGGTCTGGAGGCGACGCAGCCTCGAGGACAGGCCGCCGACGAAGGCCGCGAGACCACCGACGGCGCCGTCGACCCCCCGCGCGTCGGCGAAGACCAGCGCTCGGGTGGCGTGCACGCCGGGGCGCATGAAGAGGCCCTCGTTGACGGCGTCCTGGTAGAGGTCGACGCGGGCGGCGCGGGTGAGCACCGAGCCGCGCGGGGCGACCTCGGGCACGTCGGCCTGCCAGTAGCCGCGCCAGGCCAGGAAGATGCCGCCCGCGACGAACAGCAGGGTCAGGACCATCAGCACGGGCACCGCGATGACCGGGCTCTCCTCGCCGTGCTCCCCCACGACCGGGGCCAGCCACGACTGGATGGCGCCGGTGGGGCCGAGCGCCAGGCCCAGGAAGGCCGAGCCGGCGGCCAGGACGATCATCGGGATGGTCATGATCCGGGGCGACTCGTGCGGGTGCACGTCCTCGGTCCAGCGCCGCGGGCCCTGGAAGGTCATGAAGAACAGGCGCGACATGTAGAACGCGGTGATGCCGGCACCCACGAGCGCGGCCCCGCCGAGGACCCACGGCTGCCAGCCTTCGCCGACGAACGCGGCCTCGATGATCTTGTCCTTGGACCAGAAGCCCGAGAACGGCGGCACGCCCAGGATGGCGAGCCACCCCAGGGCGAAGGTGCCCCAGGTGACCTTCATGACCCCGGACAGGCCGCCGAAGCGGCGCATGTTGACCTGGTCGTTCATGCCGTGCATGACCGAACCGGCCCCGAGGAACATCCCGGCCTTGAAGAAGCCGTGGGTGAGCAGGTGGAAGATCGCGAAGGCGTAGCCGACCGGCCCGAGGCCGGCGGCCAGCATCATGTAGCCGATCTGGCTCATGGTGGAGGCGGCCAGCGCCTTCTTGATGTCGTCCTTGGCGCAGCCGACGACGGCCCCGAAGAGCAGGGTCACCGCACCGACCAGCGCGACGGCCAGGCGGGCGTCGGGCGTGGCGTCGTAGATGACGTGGCTGCGCACCACGAGGTAGACCCCGGCGGTGACCATGGTCGCCGCGTGGATCAGGGCCGAGACCGGGGTGGGGCCGGCCATGGCGTCGCCGAGCCAGGACTGCAGCGGGAACTGCGCCGACTTGCCGCAGGCCCCGACGAGCAGCAGCAGCCCGATGGCGGTCAGGGTGGCCGGGTTCGCGTTCGCGACGCCCGCGTTGACGGTGGCGTAGTCGACGCCGCCGAAGCTGACGAACATCGTCATGATCGCGATGGACAGCCCGAGGTCGCCGACGCGGTTGACGAAGAACGCCTTGTTGGCGGCGGTCGCGTAGGCCGGGTTCCAGTTCCAGAAGCCGATGAGCAGGTACGAGGCCAGGCCCACGCCCTCCCAGCCGACGAACAGCAGCAGGTAGCTGTCGGAGAGGACCAGCAGCAGCATGGCCGCGACGAACAGGTTCAGGTATGCGAAGAAGCGCCGCTTGTCGGGGTCGTGCTCCATGTACCCGAGCGAGTACACGTGGATGAGGGAGCCCACGAACGTGATGAGCATGACGAAGCTCATCGACAGCGGGTCGACCAGCAGGCCGAGGTCGAGCTTGAACGACCCCGCCGGGACCCAGTTCCAGAGCTTCAGGTGCATGCCCCGGTCCTCGGCCGCCATCCCGAGCAGCTGCACGAGGATGAGGACGCCGAAGCCGAAGCTCGCCCAGGACAGGCCGGTGGCCAGGCCGGGCCCGATCTTGTCGGTGCGCCGGCCGCCGAGCAGCAGGACGACGGCACCGAGCAGGGGCAGCGCGACGAGCAGCCAAGCGAGCGAGGAGATCCCGCTCGCGGCGCCCGCGGTCATCGCGCCGCCCTCGGTGATGAGTGAGTGCACCAGTGCTCCTTACAGCTTCAGCAGGTTCGCGTCGTCGACCGAGGCCGACCGGCGGGACCGGAAGATCGCCATGATGATGGCCAGGCCGACGACGACCTCGGCGGCCGCGACGACCATGACGAAGAGGGCGATGACCTGGCCGTCGAGGTTCCCGTGCATCCGCGCGAAGGTCACGAAGACCAGGTTCGCGGCGTTCAGCATGAGCTCGACGCCCATGAAGACGATGATGGCGTTGCGGCGGGTGAGCACGACGGCTCCCCCGATGCAGAAGAGCACCGTCGCCAGGTAGACGTAGTTGATGAGGCTCACCGCTCGCTCCCCTCGCGCACGTCGCGCTCGATCTCGCGCTCGCCGTCGGTGTAGGGCGAGGGCGACAGGTTCTGGTCGCGGGCCGTCAGGACCCGCGAGACGGACAGCTCGGAGGGCGTGCCGTCGGGCAGCAGCGCCGGGGTGTCGACCGCGTTGTGGCGGGCGTATACACCGGGGGCGGGCAGGCCGGCCAGGTGCTTGCCCTCCTGGAAGCGGCGCTTGCTCCACTCCTTCTGGTCCGGGCCGCGGCCGAGCCGCTCGCGGTGGGCCAGGACCATGGCGCCGAGGGCGGCCGTGATCAGCAGGGCGCTGGTGGCCTCGAAGACCCACACGTAGCGGCCGAAGATCAGCTGCGCCACACCCGAGACGTTGCCGGTCTGGGCGTTGACGGCGGCCAGGCCCACGGTCTCGCGGACGGTCGCCTTGCCGATCTGCGCGCCCAGGATGCCGCCGAGCCCGATGGCGAGGACCGCGGTGGCCCAGCGCTGGCCGGTGAGGGTCTCGACGAGGCTGTCGCTGGAGTCGACCCCGACGAGCATGAGCACGAAGAGGAAGAGCATCATCACGGCGCCGGTGTAGACGAAGATCTGGATGACGCCGAGGAAGTCGGCGTTCTGCGCGAGGTAGAACACGCCCAGGATGATCATCGTCATCGCCATGCCGAGGGCCGCGTGCACGGCCTTCTTCGCGAAGACCAGGCCGAGGGACCCCACGACCGCCAGCGGGCCGAGGATCCAGAACATCACCTGTTCGCCGGTGCCGGTCACGAGGTCACCTCCGTGTCGTCGCCGCTGCCGGCGCGGGCCCCGACGACCTGGCGCTGGGCGTCGGTGGCCTCGGTGACCTTGCCGAGGTAGTAGTCGCGCTCCTCCATGCCGTCGGCCATCGGGAAGGGCGGGCGCAGCATCCCGGACTGCAACGGCGCGAGCAGCTGGTCCTTGGTGAAGATGAGGTCGGCGCGGTTGTTGTCGGCGAGCTCGTACTCGTTGGTCATCGTCAGCGCCCGGGTGGGGCAGGCCTCGATGCAGAGCCCGCAGAAGATGCAGCGCAGGTAGTTGATCTGGTAGACGCGGCCGTACCGCTCGCCCGGGCTGAACCGGCCCAGGCCGCCCGCGGAGTCGTCGTTGTCGGCACCCTCGACCAGGATGGCGTCGGCCGGGCAGGCCCACGCGCACAGCTCGCAGCCGACGCACTTCTCGAGCCCGTCGGGGTGGCGGTTGAGCTGGTGGCGGCCGTGGAAGCGCGGCTGGGTGGGGCGCTTCTCCTCGGGGTACTCCTCGGTGACGACCTTGCGGAACATGGTCGAGAAGGTCACCCCGAAGCCGGCCACGGGGGCGAACAGGTCGGAGAAGAAGCCGGACTTCCTCTGCTCGTCAGCCACGAGTGGCCTCCTCGGTGTCGGGTCGCGACGTCAGGGCCGGCGCGGTGAGCGAGGGCTCACGCAGGCGCTGGCCGGGCATGGGCGGCACGGGGTGGCCGCCCGCGTACGGGTCGATCTCGTCGGGGACGTGCGGGTGCAGCCGCGCCTCGCGCCGCTCGACGCGGGCGTCCCACATCCAGCCGCCGGCCAGGGCCAGGGCCGCGATGATGCCGACGAGCGCGAGCGACACGACCGGGAAGCTGCGGCCCGCGACGTCGACGGTGCCGCCGAGCCAGCCGTTCTGGCCGGCGCGGAAGAACGCGACGAGGACGACCCAGCCCAGGGTGGCCGGGATGAGGAACTTCCAGCCGAAGCGCATGAACTGGTCGTAGCGGACGCGGGGCAGCGAGCCGCGCAGCCACACGAAGACGAACATGAACATCCACAGCTTGGCGGTGAACCAGAGCAGGCCCCACCAGCCCTCGTTGAACATGCCGTCGTTGATGGCCGCGATGCCGGGAGGCGCCTGCCAGCCACCGAGGAACATGGTGGTCGCCAGGGCCGCGACGGTGAACATGTTGATGTACTCGCCGAGGAAGAACATGGCGAAGCGCATCGAGCCGTACTCGGTGTGGAAGCCACCGGTGAGCTCGCCCTCGCCCTCGGCGAGGTCGAAGGGCAGGCGGTTGGTCTCGCCGACCATCGTGATGACGTAGACGAAGAAGCTGAAGAACGCCGGGACCACGAACCACAGGCCGCTCTGGGCGTTGACGATCTGCGAGGTCGACATCGAACCGGCGTAGAGGAAGACGGCCACGAGCGAGAGGCCCATCGCGATCTCGTAGGAGATCATCTGGGCCGACGCGCGCAGGCCACCCATCAGCGGGTAGGGCGAGCCCGAGCTCCAGCCGGCCAGCACGACGCCGTAGATGCCGACGCCCGCGACCGCGAGGACCAGCAGCACGGCGATGGGGGTGTCGGTGAGCTGGAAGGGCGTGGTGTGCCCGAACATCGACACCTCACCGGCCAGCGGCATGATCGAGAACGACACGAAGCACATGGTGGCCGTGATCAGCGGGGCCAGGGTGAAGACGAAGGCGTCGGCGGCCTTGGGGCGCACGTCCTCCTTGAGCATCGACTTCATGCCGTCGGCCAGGGTCTGCAGCAGGCCGAAGGGGCCGTTGCGGTTCGGGCCCGGGCGCTGCTGCATCCGGCCGATGACGCGGCGCTCGAACCAGATGACCAGCAGCGTCGAGACCAGCAGGTAGACGAAGATGATCAGGGCCTTGACCAGGCTCAGCCACAGGGGGGTGTCGCTGAAGTCGGCGCGCGGGTTGTCGGTGCCCTCGGCGACGAGGGAGACCAGGTCCGGCAGCGCGGCGAAGGTGCTCACGAGTCCTCCTTGACGACCGAGACGAGTGTGCCGGGCGCCCCGGCGAGGGTGGGCCGCAGGTCGCAGCCCTGCGAGTTGAGCGGCAGCCACACGACGTGGTCGGCCATCTCGGTGACCACGACGGGGGCGGTGACGGCAACCCCGGCGGCCCGGACGGTGAGCTCGTCGCCGTCGACGACGCCCAGCGCGGTGGCGGTGGTGGCCGAGACGCGCGCGACGGGGCGCGGCGCGGTACCGGCCAGGAACGGCTCGCCGTCCTGGAGGGAGCCGCGGTCGAGCAGGTGGCGCCAGGTGGCGAGGACCAGCGTGCCCTCGGCCAGCTCGGGCACCTCGCCGGCCTCGACGGCGGGCGCGTCGGGGCGCGGGCCGACCCAGGGGCCGAGGGTCTGCATCTCGGTGCGGACCTCGCGCAGGGTGCGGGTGCCGAGGAACTCGCCCATCTCGTCGGCGAGCATGTCAAGGGCGCGGTAGTCGCTGACGTAGCCGGTGTCGAGGGCGACCTCGAACGGGCGCAGGCGGCCCTCCCAGTCGACGAAGGTGCCGCCCTTCTCGGCGTGCGCCGCGACGGGCAGGACGACGTCGGCGACCTCGGTGACCGCCGAGCGGCGCAGCTCGAGCGAGACCACGAACGGGGCCGCGATGGCGGCGGCGGCGTCGGCCACACCGAGGTCGGCGGGGTCCACCCCACCGACGACCAGCGCGCCGAGCTCACCGAACGCGGCGGCGGCCAGGATGCCGGCGGTGTCGCGGCCGGGGGTCTCGGGCAGGCCCTCGACCTCCCAGACCGAGGCGACCTGCTCGCGGGCGCCGGCGTCGTCGGCCGGGCGGCCACCGGGCAGGAGGGTGGGCAGCGCGCCGGCCTCGAGGGCCCCGCGCTCCCCCGCCCGTCGCGGCACCCACGCGAGGCGGGCGCCGGTGCTGTCGGCCAGGGCGACCGCGGCGCTCAGCGCACCGGGGACCATGGCGAGACGCTCCCCGACCAGGATGATGCCGCCCTCGCGCAGTGCGGCGCCGGCGGCCGAGACCGCGTCGGTGCCGGAACCCTTGCCGAGGGCCCGCAGGACCTCGGGCTCGGTGCCCGGAGCGGTGGGGATGAGCGTGCCGCCCATCTTGGCCAGGCCGCGGCTCGCGGCCGCGGAGACGCCGAACACGCGGGTGCCACGCTTGCGGTAGGCCTTGCGCAGGCGCAGGAAGACGATGGGGCTCTCGTCCTCGGGCTCGAACCCGACCAGGACGACCGTGGAGGCGGCCTCGAGGTCGGCGTAGGTGACGCCGCCGGCGTCGGGGCCGGTGCCGACCACCCGGGAGGCGAGGAACTGCGCCTCCTCGGCCGAGTGGGGGCGGGCGCGGAAGTCGACGTCGTTGGTGCCGAGGACGGTGCGGGCGAACTTGCCGTAGGCGTACGCGTCCTCGGCGCTGACCCGGCCGCCGACGAGAACGCCGGCGGCGGACGCGGCCCGCAGGCCGGTGGCGGCCCGCTCGAGGGCCTCCCGCCAGGACGCGACCCGAAGCTCGCCGTCGTCGCCGCGGACCATCGGCAGCTCGATGCGGTCGCCGACCCCGGTGTACGCGAAGGCCCAGCGACCCTTGTCGCAGTTCCACTCCTCGTTGACCGCGGGGGTGGCCTGGGCCATCCGGCGCAGGACGGTACCGCGGCGGTGGTCGGTGCGCTGCGAGCAGCCGCTGGCGCAGTGCTCGCACACGCTGGGGGTCGACACCAGGTCGAACGGGCGCGAGCGGAAGCGGTAGGCGGCGCCGGTGAGCGCGCCCACCGGGCAGATCTGCACGGTGTTGCCCGAGAAGTAGCTCTCGAAGGGCTTCTCCTCGTAGATACCGACCTGCTGCAGCGCGCCGCGCTCGACGAGCGCGATGAACGGGTCGCCGGCGACCTGGTCGGAGAAGCGGGTGCAGCGGGCGCACAGCACGCAGCGCTCGCGGTCGAGCAGCACCTGGCTGGAGATGTTGACCGGCTTGGGGTAGGTGCGCTTGACGTCCTCGTAGCGCGAGGTGCTGCGGCCGTTGCTCATGGCCTGGTTCTGCAGGGGGCACTCGCCGCCCTTGTCGCAGACGGGGCAGTCGAGGGGGTGGTTGATGAGCAGGAGCTCCATCACGCCCTTCTGCGCCTTGTCGGCGCCCTCGGACGTGTACTGCGTCTTGACGACCATGCCGGGGGCGACGGTCATCGTGCACGAGGCCTGCGGCTTCATCCGGCCGGGGGGGCCCTGCATCTGGGTGGGCTCGCCGGGGGTGCCGTCGGGGCCGGGGCGGCCCGGCATCCAGACCTCGACGAGGCACTGGCGGCAGGCGCCGATCGGGTCGAGGCCGGGGTGGTCGCAGAAGCGCGGGATGTCGATCCCGGCCTGCTCGGCGGCGCGGATGATGAGGGTGCCCTTGGGCACGGACACCTCGAGGCCGTCGATCGTCAGCT
Proteins encoded in this window:
- the nuoI gene encoding NADH-quinone oxidoreductase subunit NuoI, producing the protein MADEQRKSGFFSDLFAPVAGFGVTFSTMFRKVVTEEYPEEKRPTQPRFHGRHQLNRHPDGLEKCVGCELCAWACPADAILVEGADNDDSAGGLGRFSPGERYGRVYQINYLRCIFCGLCIEACPTRALTMTNEYELADNNRADLIFTKDQLLAPLQSGMLRPPFPMADGMEERDYYLGKVTEATDAQRQVVGARAGSGDDTEVTS
- the nuoH gene encoding NADH-quinone oxidoreductase subunit NuoH gives rise to the protein MSTFAALPDLVSLVAEGTDNPRADFSDTPLWLSLVKALIIFVYLLVSTLLVIWFERRVIGRMQQRPGPNRNGPFGLLQTLADGMKSMLKEDVRPKAADAFVFTLAPLITATMCFVSFSIMPLAGEVSMFGHTTPFQLTDTPIAVLLVLAVAGVGIYGVVLAGWSSGSPYPLMGGLRASAQMISYEIAMGLSLVAVFLYAGSMSTSQIVNAQSGLWFVVPAFFSFFVYVITMVGETNRLPFDLAEGEGELTGGFHTEYGSMRFAMFFLGEYINMFTVAALATTMFLGGWQAPPGIAAINDGMFNEGWWGLLWFTAKLWMFMFVFVWLRGSLPRVRYDQFMRFGWKFLIPATLGWVVLVAFFRAGQNGWLGGTVDVAGRSFPVVSLALVGIIAALALAGGWMWDARVERREARLHPHVPDEIDPYAGGHPVPPMPGQRLREPSLTAPALTSRPDTEEATRG
- a CDS encoding NADH-quinone oxidoreductase subunit M, whose protein sequence is MTSLPLLTLMMVVPLVGAVVVAALPSGAARHARQVALGVSLVTLALGIAAWVAFDSGSGAMFQLTETHAWIPQFGVSYALGVDGIALALIVMAVILTPVCLLAAWNDVDEVDTGRTQRYFALMLVLEAFMVGVFAATDVFLFYVFFEAMLIPVYFLIGLYGGPRRQYAAVKFLLFSLAGGLVMLVSVIAVYVAGPGGPDGFLVEKLIGNVDGSPAALRWMFVGFFIAFAVKAPMWPVHTWLPDAATEARPATAVLLVGVLDKVGTYGMIRFCLQLFPEASTWATPVVLTLAVISVVYGALLAIGQTDMMRLIAFTSISHFGFIVLGIFAMTSVGGAGSTLYMVNHGFSTAGLFLIAGFLVTRHGSKRIPDYGGWQRVTPVLAGTFLVAGLSSLALPGLSSFVSEFLVLQGTFMRYKVAAVIAALGIVLAALYILLMYQRVMTGPKPAFAEGGHPRDLNRREKWVVAPIIASFVLLGFYPKPVLDLVNPAVDRTMQIVGVTDPAPTSAAPGSSK
- a CDS encoding NADH-quinone oxidoreductase subunit J, with the protein product MTGTGEQVMFWILGPLAVVGSLGLVFAKKAVHAALGMAMTMIILGVFYLAQNADFLGVIQIFVYTGAVMMLFLFVLMLVGVDSSDSLVETLTGQRWATAVLAIGLGGILGAQIGKATVRETVGLAAVNAQTGNVSGVAQLIFGRYVWVFEATSALLITAALGAMVLAHRERLGRGPDQKEWSKRRFQEGKHLAGLPAPGVYARHNAVDTPALLPDGTPSELSVSRVLTARDQNLSPSPYTDGEREIERDVREGSER
- the nuoK gene encoding NADH-quinone oxidoreductase subunit NuoK: MSLINYVYLATVLFCIGGAVVLTRRNAIIVFMGVELMLNAANLVFVTFARMHGNLDGQVIALFVMVVAAAEVVVGLAIIMAIFRSRRSASVDDANLLKL
- the nuoL gene encoding NADH-quinone oxidoreductase subunit L, with translation MTAGAASGISSLAWLLVALPLLGAVVLLLGGRRTDKIGPGLATGLSWASFGFGVLILVQLLGMAAEDRGMHLKLWNWVPAGSFKLDLGLLVDPLSMSFVMLITFVGSLIHVYSLGYMEHDPDKRRFFAYLNLFVAAMLLLVLSDSYLLLFVGWEGVGLASYLLIGFWNWNPAYATAANKAFFVNRVGDLGLSIAIMTMFVSFGGVDYATVNAGVANANPATLTAIGLLLLVGACGKSAQFPLQSWLGDAMAGPTPVSALIHAATMVTAGVYLVVRSHVIYDATPDARLAVALVGAVTLLFGAVVGCAKDDIKKALAASTMSQIGYMMLAAGLGPVGYAFAIFHLLTHGFFKAGMFLGAGSVMHGMNDQVNMRRFGGLSGVMKVTWGTFALGWLAILGVPPFSGFWSKDKIIEAAFVGEGWQPWVLGGAALVGAGITAFYMSRLFFMTFQGPRRWTEDVHPHESPRIMTIPMIVLAAGSAFLGLALGPTGAIQSWLAPVVGEHGEESPVIAVPVLMVLTLLFVAGGIFLAWRGYWQADVPEVAPRGSVLTRAARVDLYQDAVNEGLFMRPGVHATRALVFADARGVDGAVGGLAAFVGGLSSRLRRLQTGYARSYALTMLTGVVAVLGALWVIQ
- the nuoN gene encoding NADH-quinone oxidoreductase subunit NuoN, coding for MPAAFQAVTVDYVAVAPMLIVVAGALVGVLVEAFAPRGRRHGIQVVLTLVVLVAALVVLAVWSRGHLAVTFGGSLSLDGVALFLQGTLLALSVLSVLVMAERFGGVGSDAFTPMGASTPGSGQEDAATRAGYATSEVFPLTLFAVFGMMIFVSANDLITMFVGLEVLSLPLYVMTGLSRRRRLLSQEAALKYFLLGAFSSAFFLFGSALLYGFAGSSDLKVIAQAISSTPGGLEGLLLPGVVLTLIGLLFKVGAVPFHSWTPDAYQGAPTPVTGFMAACTKLAAFGAILRLAYVGVGGDRWDWQIGVVVIAILTMVVGAVLSVTQTDVKRLLAYSSVAHAGFILVGVLAFSKAAVGGVMFYLVAYGATTIAAFAIVAMVRQDGSEASHLSQWAGLGRRHPVVAGSFAFLLLAFAGIPLTSGFTAKFATFAPAVASGTSGVVMVVVGVLASAVTAFVYVRLIVLMYFTEPVEGVVALRASFGSKLAIGVGLAVTLLAGVAPTYVLQLAGNASQFLL
- a CDS encoding NADH-quinone oxidoreductase subunit G → MTATPETKAPVDLVQLTIDGLEVSVPKGTLIIRAAEQAGIDIPRFCDHPGLDPIGACRQCLVEVWMPGRPGPDGTPGEPTQMQGPPGRMKPQASCTMTVAPGMVVKTQYTSEGADKAQKGVMELLLINHPLDCPVCDKGGECPLQNQAMSNGRSTSRYEDVKRTYPKPVNISSQVLLDRERCVLCARCTRFSDQVAGDPFIALVERGALQQVGIYEEKPFESYFSGNTVQICPVGALTGAAYRFRSRPFDLVSTPSVCEHCASGCSQRTDHRRGTVLRRMAQATPAVNEEWNCDKGRWAFAYTGVGDRIELPMVRGDDGELRVASWREALERAATGLRAASAAGVLVGGRVSAEDAYAYGKFARTVLGTNDVDFRARPHSAEEAQFLASRVVGTGPDAGGVTYADLEAASTVVLVGFEPEDESPIVFLRLRKAYRKRGTRVFGVSAAASRGLAKMGGTLIPTAPGTEPEVLRALGKGSGTDAVSAAGAALREGGIILVGERLAMVPGALSAAVALADSTGARLAWVPRRAGERGALEAGALPTLLPGGRPADDAGAREQVASVWEVEGLPETPGRDTAGILAAAAFGELGALVVGGVDPADLGVADAAAAIAAPFVVSLELRRSAVTEVADVVLPVAAHAEKGGTFVDWEGRLRPFEVALDTGYVSDYRALDMLADEMGEFLGTRTLREVRTEMQTLGPWVGPRPDAPAVEAGEVPELAEGTLVLATWRHLLDRGSLQDGEPFLAGTAPRPVARVSATTATALGVVDGDELTVRAAGVAVTAPVVVTEMADHVVWLPLNSQGCDLRPTLAGAPGTLVSVVKEDS